A window of Flavobacterium flavigenum contains these coding sequences:
- a CDS encoding lysine N(6)-hydroxylase/L-ornithine N(5)-oxygenase family protein: MSTEKIYSVIGIGIGPFNLGLAALMEPVDELSSLFFDQSASFDWHPGLMLNNATLQVPFLGDLVTMADPTSQYTFLNFIKESGRLYKFYIRENFFIFRREYNEYCKWVASKLDNLKFSHKVVSLDYVDGLYKVVVMNTETCITSTYYAEKIVLGTGTSPYIPDFIEKKELPNVIHASKYLYSKSRIKNNHSVTIIGSGQSAAEVFRDLLPETENGLQLKWYTRSSHFFPLDNKSKLTLELTSPEYVDHFHSLTYEKRKQLLARQHGLYKGIDQELINEIFDSLYEMSLENKPLNVELRSNLRLTTVTENADSSYTMDFIHTELEQPFQDQSDYIILATGYSYKEPDIIKGIENKINRLENGLFNVNRNYTIDKEGKDIFVQNAELHTHGLSTPDLGMGPYRNSCIINQLTNREVYKVEKRIAFQEFGVLKSTDDFLQKDAMASINEQLDIEVLLKTN; this comes from the coding sequence ATGAGTACAGAAAAAATATACTCGGTCATAGGTATCGGGATTGGTCCTTTTAATCTTGGTCTTGCCGCCCTTATGGAGCCGGTAGACGAACTTTCATCACTGTTTTTTGATCAGTCAGCCAGTTTTGACTGGCATCCGGGTCTGATGTTAAACAACGCCACACTTCAGGTTCCGTTTTTAGGAGATTTAGTTACAATGGCAGATCCCACAAGTCAATATACGTTCCTGAATTTTATCAAAGAAAGCGGGCGTTTGTACAAATTCTACATCCGTGAAAATTTCTTTATTTTCAGAAGAGAATACAATGAATATTGCAAATGGGTAGCTTCTAAACTTGATAATTTGAAATTCTCCCACAAAGTAGTTTCTCTGGATTATGTTGATGGTTTGTACAAAGTAGTTGTGATGAATACAGAAACCTGTATCACCTCAACCTATTATGCAGAAAAAATTGTTTTAGGAACAGGAACTTCTCCATACATTCCTGATTTTATTGAAAAAAAGGAACTGCCAAATGTAATTCATGCATCTAAATATTTATATTCCAAATCAAGAATCAAAAACAATCATTCGGTTACTATTATTGGTTCAGGTCAAAGTGCTGCAGAAGTATTTCGTGATCTTTTACCGGAAACTGAAAACGGTTTACAGCTCAAATGGTACACCCGTTCTTCCCACTTCTTCCCTTTGGATAACAAATCAAAACTGACGCTGGAACTTACCTCTCCTGAATATGTAGATCATTTTCATAGTCTGACGTACGAAAAAAGAAAACAACTTTTAGCCAGACAACACGGACTTTATAAAGGAATCGATCAGGAACTGATTAACGAAATTTTTGACAGCCTTTATGAAATGAGTTTAGAAAACAAGCCTTTGAATGTGGAATTACGCTCCAATCTGCGTCTGACAACTGTTACTGAAAATGCGGACAGTTCTTACACTATGGACTTTATTCATACCGAACTTGAACAGCCGTTTCAGGATCAGAGTGATTATATTATTCTGGCAACAGGTTACAGTTACAAAGAACCGGATATCATTAAAGGAATTGAAAACAAAATTAACCGTCTTGAAAACGGCTTATTCAATGTAAATCGCAATTATACCATTGATAAAGAGGGAAAAGACATCTTTGTTCAGAATGCAGAACTGCATACCCATGGACTTTCGACTCCTGACCTAGGCATGGGACCATATCGAAATTCCTGCATCATTAACCAACTCACCAATCGTGAGGTTTATAAAGTTGAAAAACGAATCGCCTTCCAGGAATTTGGTGTACTGAAATCAACAGATGATTTTTTACAAAAGGATGCTATGGCAAGCATCAACGAACAATTAGATATCGAGGTCTTACTAAAAACAAATTAA
- a CDS encoding IucA/IucC family protein: MITPENIFNDTKHLDTEIWNKVNRNLLAKSISELMREDLAKPEIISKQEDGLTHFRLATDKENLHYTFSAYPRFINYWHIVKESIRRNEDGQESGTIDVPNFFIEFQETFGINSFTLAHYAEELLHTLYADAFIHSQKRLSASELADADFQTIEHSLDGHPWVIVNKGRIGFDSQDYQNFAPESGQNTRLVWVAAHKSRTTFRLLETMDQQRFFENELGKEKIDSFRSVLNQANVNPDDYIFIPVHSWQWQNKLVMQFAHDIASKHLILLGLSDDLYSPQQSIRTFFNQSQPQRHYVKTAISILNTSHIRGLCAKQLSIAPKLTGWIKNLLEKDLHLQNMGVVLLGEVVSVSYTHPSYSKIANPPYQYNEFLGAMWRESPVSFLKPGENLMTMAALLYVDNQDKSLIQELIEKSGLSTEQWLKAYMTAYLKPVLQIYYQHSLCIDPHGQNVILILKDYVPTRIALQDFVGDILINEEGKKKLPQEFIENMFNASPNPENAPLVILIAVFDAFFRYLSDVLITTTDYSEVSFWNCVYEIITEYQEEHPELQDMFEKYDLLIPEFKRLIFNSRRLFNGYEETSGFPHMKKSGFIPNPLYQLVTSELATLKENL, encoded by the coding sequence ATGATAACTCCTGAAAATATATTCAACGACACCAAACATCTCGACACAGAAATCTGGAATAAAGTCAACCGAAATCTGTTGGCTAAAAGTATCTCTGAACTGATGCGCGAAGATCTGGCAAAACCGGAAATCATAAGCAAACAAGAAGATGGTCTGACTCATTTTAGATTAGCAACTGATAAAGAAAATCTGCATTATACTTTTTCTGCTTATCCAAGATTTATCAATTACTGGCATATTGTAAAGGAAAGCATCCGCAGAAATGAAGACGGACAGGAATCAGGCACAATTGATGTCCCTAATTTCTTTATAGAATTTCAGGAAACTTTTGGCATAAACTCCTTTACGCTGGCCCATTATGCTGAAGAGTTATTGCATACTTTATACGCTGATGCCTTTATCCATTCTCAGAAACGTTTGTCGGCTTCGGAACTCGCAGATGCCGATTTTCAAACTATTGAACACAGTCTGGATGGACATCCATGGGTCATTGTAAATAAAGGCCGCATTGGTTTTGATTCACAGGATTATCAGAATTTCGCACCTGAATCTGGTCAGAATACACGTTTGGTTTGGGTTGCCGCTCATAAAAGCCGTACTACTTTTCGTTTATTAGAAACTATGGATCAGCAGCGTTTTTTTGAAAATGAACTGGGCAAAGAAAAAATAGACTCTTTCAGAAGTGTGCTTAATCAGGCAAATGTAAATCCTGATGATTACATTTTTATCCCGGTACATTCCTGGCAATGGCAGAATAAACTTGTGATGCAGTTTGCCCATGATATTGCTTCGAAACACCTTATTCTTTTAGGACTTTCAGACGATTTATACAGTCCGCAACAAAGTATTCGTACGTTTTTTAACCAAAGTCAGCCGCAGAGACATTATGTAAAAACAGCAATATCTATCTTAAACACCAGCCACATCAGGGGATTATGCGCCAAACAATTGTCCATTGCGCCTAAATTAACCGGTTGGATAAAAAATTTATTAGAAAAAGATTTGCATCTACAAAATATGGGTGTTGTACTCTTGGGCGAAGTCGTTTCGGTAAGTTACACACATCCAAGTTACAGTAAAATTGCAAATCCTCCTTATCAGTACAATGAGTTTTTGGGAGCGATGTGGAGAGAGAGTCCGGTTAGCTTTTTAAAGCCAGGAGAAAATCTGATGACGATGGCGGCTTTATTATATGTAGACAATCAGGACAAAAGTCTGATTCAGGAACTGATTGAAAAATCGGGACTTTCTACAGAGCAGTGGTTAAAAGCCTATATGACGGCTTATCTTAAACCTGTTTTGCAGATTTATTACCAGCATTCTCTATGCATTGATCCGCATGGGCAAAACGTCATCCTTATTTTAAAAGATTATGTGCCAACGCGTATTGCTTTGCAGGATTTTGTAGGCGATATTTTAATTAATGAAGAAGGAAAGAAAAAACTGCCTCAGGAATTCATTGAGAATATGTTTAATGCCTCTCCAAATCCTGAAAATGCCCCATTGGTTATTCTGATAGCGGTTTTTGATGCTTTTTTCAGATACCTGAGCGATGTGTTAATCACAACTACAGACTATTCGGAAGTTTCGTTTTGGAATTGTGTTTACGAAATCATCACAGAATACCAGGAAGAACATCCTGAACTACAGGATATGTTTGAAAAATATGACTTGCTTATTCCGGAGTTTAAACGCCTCATTTTTAACAGCCGACGTTTGTTTAATGGGTATGAAGAAACTTCCGGTTTTCCTCATATGAAAAAAAGCGGTTTTATCCCCAACCCTTTGTATCAGCTGGTTACATCGGAATTGGCAACTTTAAAAGAAAATTTATGA